Proteins from a single region of Candidatus Puniceispirillum marinum IMCC1322:
- the ruvA gene encoding Holliday junction branch migration protein RuvA — protein MIAQLRGILSHTADTHAIIDVQGVGYLVNISSRTQGQLAAQDGAVTVLTEMIVREDSMTLYGFHDASERDAFRLLITVQGVGAKAAMAILSVLSPADLSSAIMAGDKAMVARADGVGPKIAQRVVNELAEKIGRFPSLGDGLTINISGVTGGEDLPGASAMGDALSALINLGYGRSEAHAALLRVQQAGDADDLSGLIAAALREIGG, from the coding sequence ATGATTGCGCAGCTTCGCGGTATCTTATCTCATACAGCCGATACGCATGCCATTATCGATGTTCAAGGCGTCGGATATCTGGTCAATATTTCGAGTCGTACCCAAGGTCAGCTTGCGGCACAGGATGGTGCGGTTACCGTTCTGACCGAAATGATCGTGCGTGAAGACAGCATGACGCTCTATGGCTTTCATGATGCGTCCGAGCGTGACGCCTTTCGGTTATTGATAACGGTGCAAGGGGTTGGGGCGAAAGCCGCGATGGCGATCTTATCGGTATTATCTCCAGCCGATCTGAGTAGCGCCATCATGGCAGGTGACAAGGCAATGGTGGCACGCGCTGATGGTGTTGGCCCCAAAATTGCCCAGCGTGTTGTGAATGAGCTAGCTGAAAAAATTGGCCGCTTCCCGTCGCTTGGTGATGGTCTTACAATCAATATATCTGGCGTTACAGGCGGCGAAGATTTGCCTGGTGCAAGCGCGATGGGTGACGCATTGTCGGCTCTGATAAATCTGGGATACGGACGATCTGAGGCACATGCAGCGTTGCTTCGGGTACAGCAGGCTGGCGACGCAGATGATCTGTCTGGATTAATCGCTGCCGCCTTACGCGAAATCGGGGGCTAG
- the tolR gene encoding protein TolR, whose amino-acid sequence MGANVKRSGRGGRHRPMGEINVTPFVDVMLVLLIVFMVTAPLLTVGVEVDLPKTRAGSINADAAPLVVSIKADGELYLQETMIESDKLIPRLKAISQANPAVRIFVRGDTSVMYGDVLGVMGRIQSAGFEKVALVARLPEQE is encoded by the coding sequence ATGGGCGCAAATGTAAAGCGATCTGGCAGAGGTGGACGACATCGCCCGATGGGTGAAATCAATGTCACACCTTTTGTTGACGTTATGCTGGTGCTGTTGATTGTTTTCATGGTGACAGCCCCGTTGCTGACTGTTGGTGTGGAAGTTGATTTACCAAAAACACGGGCAGGCAGCATCAATGCAGATGCGGCGCCTCTGGTTGTGTCAATTAAGGCTGATGGCGAACTGTATCTGCAGGAAACAATGATCGAATCCGACAAATTGATTCCTCGTTTGAAAGCCATTTCGCAAGCCAATCCGGCGGTGCGTATTTTTGTGCGTGGTGATACATCGGTAATGTATGGCGATGTGCTTGGGGTTATGGGTCGCATTCAATCAGCTGGTTTCGAGAAAGTAGCACTGGTCGCGCGGCTGCCCGAACAGGAATAG
- the tolB gene encoding Tol-Pal system beta propeller repeat protein TolB, protein MKLSIRNFMFRVLMIMTVMVAGVAHAQLRVVITEGQVAPTPIAIADFTGPDGEVTEIGRQMSAIISNDLESSGLFQPIDSAAFISPPKAPSIRPNFSDWTPVGAKGLLVGSAYTDENGMLQVEFVLWDVVTQKDITQGSGNSDPAGLRQLSHKIADYVYEEFTGDTGYFDTQIVYVAESGSQSQRVKRLAIMDQDGHNHRYLTNGLDLVLTPRFSPTANEVAYLNYFNEEPNVYLLDVFTARTERLGSFPGMTFAPRFGPDGDKLIMSLAKDGLTDIYEMDMRTQSITQLTKSASIDTSPSYSPDGKRIVFNSDRGGSQQLYVMNADGSNVKRISYGDGRYATPVWSPRGDIVAFTKMTGGTFYIGVMNIDGTGERLLAQGFLVEGPTWAPNGRVLMYFKQQPFKDDGSGGKTALYRVDITGFNERRIITPSDASDPAWSPLLR, encoded by the coding sequence ATGAAACTTTCAATACGTAATTTTATGTTTCGGGTTTTGATGATAATGACCGTTATGGTCGCTGGGGTCGCCCACGCCCAATTGCGTGTCGTCATCACCGAAGGTCAGGTTGCCCCAACACCTATCGCGATTGCTGATTTTACCGGTCCGGATGGCGAGGTTACCGAAATTGGCCGCCAGATGTCGGCGATTATCTCGAATGATCTTGAAAGTTCAGGCTTGTTTCAGCCCATTGACAGTGCGGCCTTTATCTCACCGCCAAAAGCGCCGTCCATTCGGCCTAATTTTTCTGACTGGACACCTGTTGGGGCAAAGGGGTTGCTTGTGGGTTCGGCCTATACCGATGAAAACGGTATGCTTCAGGTCGAATTTGTGCTGTGGGATGTTGTAACGCAAAAGGATATCACCCAGGGAAGCGGAAATTCCGATCCAGCAGGTTTGCGGCAGTTGTCACATAAGATCGCAGATTATGTTTACGAAGAATTCACCGGTGATACTGGCTATTTCGACACCCAGATTGTTTACGTTGCAGAAAGTGGATCACAGTCCCAGCGCGTCAAGCGCCTAGCAATCATGGATCAAGATGGTCACAATCATCGTTACCTGACCAATGGTCTTGATCTGGTGCTGACGCCGCGGTTTTCACCAACCGCCAATGAGGTTGCCTATCTGAATTATTTCAATGAGGAGCCGAATGTCTATTTGCTGGATGTGTTTACCGCGCGCACCGAACGGCTTGGTTCATTTCCGGGGATGACATTTGCTCCGCGTTTTGGTCCAGATGGCGACAAGCTGATTATGAGCCTAGCCAAAGACGGCCTGACCGATATCTATGAAATGGATATGCGCACGCAATCAATAACTCAGTTAACCAAATCAGCATCAATTGATACGTCACCCTCATATTCGCCTGATGGGAAACGCATTGTCTTCAATTCGGATCGTGGAGGAAGCCAACAGCTATATGTCATGAATGCTGATGGTAGCAATGTAAAGCGGATCAGCTATGGTGATGGCCGTTATGCTACTCCTGTATGGTCGCCTCGTGGTGACATCGTTGCCTTTACCAAGATGACAGGTGGTACATTCTATATTGGCGTGATGAATATTGATGGAACTGGCGAGCGGCTTTTGGCGCAGGGGTTTCTTGTAGAAGGTCCAACATGGGCGCCAAATGGGCGCGTTTTGATGTATTTCAAGCAACAGCCTTTCAAGGATGACGGTTCGGGTGGCAAGACAGCTTTATATCGGGTCGATATAACCGGCTTTAACGAGCGCCGAATAATAACACCGTCAGACGCATCAGATCCAGCATGGTCACCGTTACTGCGGTAA
- the ftsH gene encoding ATP-dependent zinc metalloprotease FtsH — MNNMGRNIIIWLIFGAALFGLFNLFQQPSTTPQTNQVAYSDFIAEVEGQQIVEVVIDGRNLTGKSKSGRIVSSVMPEGTDVVTVLDANDVRIIASPEESNMPGLFSILLSWFPMLLFIGVWIFFMRQMQGGSRGAMGFGKSRAKLLTEHQGRTTFEDVAGIDEAKTELEEVVEFLKDPGKFQRLGGKIPKGVLLVGPPGTGKTLLAKAIAGEANVPFFTISGSDFVEMFVGVGASRVRDMFEQGKKNAPCIIFIDEIDAVGRHRGAGLGGGNDEREQTLNQMLVEMDGFEANEGVILIAATNRPDVLDPALLRPGRFDRQVVVPNPDVMGREKILKVHMRKTPLAEGVEPRIIARGTPGFSGADLANLVNEAALLAARKGRRTVSMSEFEEAKDKVMLGSERRSMVMTDEEKRLTAYHEAGHAVVALHCPASDPIHKATIIPRGRALGMVMRLPEGDRISLARDKIYADLRVACGGRIAEDMIFGEDKITTGASSDIRMATDMARRMVTEWGMSDKLGFLAYSADEQEVFLGRSVSQQKNMSDATASIIDAETRRIVDEAYSAAAKILKKHSVELERIAQGLLEYETLDGNDISIIVEGGTLVREEAADEVPESPRAKTRSRTGLPKSGRPKKPGNEPV; from the coding sequence GTGAACAATATGGGACGTAATATTATTATCTGGCTCATTTTTGGAGCGGCCTTATTTGGGCTTTTTAATCTGTTCCAACAGCCATCAACGACACCGCAGACCAATCAGGTTGCCTATTCTGATTTTATCGCTGAGGTCGAAGGCCAGCAGATTGTCGAAGTTGTTATCGATGGTCGCAACCTGACAGGTAAATCCAAATCAGGCCGGATCGTGTCCAGTGTCATGCCTGAGGGAACCGATGTTGTGACGGTACTTGACGCAAATGATGTCCGCATCATTGCCAGTCCCGAAGAAAGTAATATGCCGGGGCTGTTCTCGATTCTTCTGTCATGGTTCCCGATGCTTTTATTCATCGGCGTCTGGATTTTCTTCATGCGACAGATGCAAGGTGGCTCACGCGGTGCGATGGGCTTTGGCAAATCACGTGCAAAATTGCTGACCGAACATCAGGGTCGCACAACTTTTGAAGATGTTGCCGGCATTGATGAAGCCAAGACCGAGCTTGAAGAAGTTGTCGAGTTTCTGAAAGATCCCGGTAAATTTCAGCGTCTAGGTGGTAAAATTCCTAAAGGTGTTTTGCTGGTGGGACCGCCAGGAACTGGTAAAACATTGCTTGCTAAAGCTATCGCTGGCGAGGCGAATGTTCCGTTCTTTACCATTTCAGGTTCTGATTTTGTCGAAATGTTTGTTGGTGTTGGCGCCAGCCGTGTTCGTGACATGTTCGAGCAAGGCAAAAAGAACGCGCCATGTATTATTTTCATCGATGAAATCGACGCCGTTGGCCGGCATCGTGGTGCTGGTCTTGGCGGGGGTAATGACGAACGCGAACAGACCTTGAACCAGATGCTTGTTGAGATGGATGGTTTCGAAGCGAATGAAGGGGTAATCCTGATCGCCGCAACGAACCGTCCGGATGTGCTTGATCCGGCTTTATTACGCCCTGGGCGTTTTGACCGTCAGGTTGTGGTGCCAAACCCGGATGTAATGGGTCGTGAAAAAATTCTTAAAGTGCATATGCGCAAAACACCGCTTGCCGAAGGTGTAGAGCCACGTATTATCGCCCGCGGTACCCCCGGATTTTCAGGTGCGGATCTTGCCAATCTGGTCAATGAAGCGGCATTGCTGGCTGCCCGCAAAGGCCGCCGCACCGTATCCATGAGCGAGTTTGAAGAAGCAAAAGACAAGGTCATGCTTGGATCTGAACGCCGTTCAATGGTGATGACCGATGAGGAAAAACGCCTGACAGCTTATCATGAAGCTGGTCACGCCGTTGTGGCGTTGCATTGTCCGGCATCCGATCCGATTCACAAGGCAACGATCATTCCTCGTGGTCGCGCGCTTGGCATGGTAATGCGGCTACCCGAAGGTGACCGAATTTCGCTTGCACGTGACAAAATCTATGCGGATCTGCGGGTGGCCTGTGGTGGCCGTATTGCCGAAGATATGATCTTTGGTGAAGATAAGATCACAACGGGTGCATCTTCTGATATCCGCATGGCGACCGATATGGCACGCCGTATGGTTACCGAATGGGGCATGTCCGACAAGCTAGGCTTTCTGGCCTATAGTGCCGATGAACAGGAAGTTTTCCTTGGCAGGTCCGTATCACAGCAAAAGAATATGTCTGATGCTACGGCCTCGATAATCGATGCGGAAACCCGCAGGATTGTCGATGAGGCCTATAGTGCGGCTGCTAAAATTTTGAAAAAGCATAGTGTTGAACTCGAACGTATTGCCCAAGGTCTTCTTGAATATGAAACGCTTGATGGCAATGACATCAGCATCATCGTTGAAGGCGGAACACTTGTGCGTGAAGAGGCGGCTGACGAAGTGCCTGAAAGCCCACGGGCGAAAACAAGGTCTCGTACCGGGTTGCCTAAATCAGGCCGTCCAAAAAAACCAGGCAACGAACCGGTTTAG
- the pal gene encoding peptidoglycan-associated lipoprotein Pal, whose amino-acid sequence MVQRLIAILSAAFLLGACETASTTSSDSASDSASSSASGAATASASSTDTSSSSASSSASSSSSSADDAMTTAEKLARVGNTVYFDFDSAVLSYDAQVTLSRQSAFLQLNPEAVVVIEGHCDERGTREYNLALGDRRASAARDFLLAKGIDAARIRTVSYGKERPAMLGSNEESWAKNRRAATVLN is encoded by the coding sequence ATGGTACAACGCCTGATAGCTATTCTTTCTGCAGCTTTTCTTCTAGGGGCTTGTGAAACAGCTTCAACAACTTCAAGTGATAGCGCCAGCGACAGCGCGTCATCATCTGCTTCAGGCGCTGCAACAGCGTCCGCTTCATCAACTGACACTAGTTCATCAAGTGCATCTTCAAGCGCATCTTCAAGCTCATCAAGCGCTGATGATGCGATGACAACTGCTGAAAAGCTGGCAAGAGTTGGCAACACAGTCTATTTCGACTTTGATAGTGCAGTGCTCAGCTATGATGCGCAGGTAACTTTGTCGCGTCAGTCTGCGTTCCTACAGCTTAACCCTGAAGCGGTGGTTGTGATCGAGGGACATTGTGATGAGCGCGGCACACGCGAATATAACCTCGCACTTGGTGATCGTCGTGCCTCAGCAGCGCGCGATTTTCTTCTTGCCAAAGGTATCGATGCTGCGCGTATCCGTACCGTATCCTACGGCAAAGAGCGCCCTGCAATGCTAGGTTCAAACGAAGAATCTTGGGCTAAGAACCGTCGCGCTGCGACCGTGCTTAACTAA
- the ruvB gene encoding Holliday junction branch migration DNA helicase RuvB, giving the protein MNEDERLVNPDHVERGDNALRPTSLGEFIGQGNGRQNLETFIHAARDRGDAMDHTLLHGPPGLGKTTLAQIVSSELGVGFRGTSGPVIARAGDLAALLTNLRPRDVLFIDEIHRLAPVVEEVLYPAMEDFQLDLIIGEGPSARSVRIDLPPFTLVGATTRSGLLTTPLRDRFGIQMRMQFYTRDELALILHRQAVKLGLDLAADGASEIAGRARGTPRVAGRLLRRVRDIAAVAGHNRVTAEIADTALHRLEVDAAGLDAMDRRYLSCLAESYAGGPVGVETLAAVLSEQRDVLEEVIEPYLMQTGLLMRTPRGRCLSSGGWSYLGITPPASATQQLDLLQADDENGDDH; this is encoded by the coding sequence ATGAATGAAGATGAACGCCTTGTGAATCCGGATCATGTCGAGCGTGGCGATAATGCGTTGCGGCCAACGTCGCTTGGCGAATTTATCGGTCAGGGTAATGGCCGGCAAAATCTGGAAACCTTTATCCATGCGGCGCGTGATCGTGGCGATGCGATGGACCACACATTGTTGCATGGCCCTCCCGGGCTTGGCAAAACAACGCTTGCCCAGATTGTATCGTCAGAACTTGGGGTTGGTTTTCGTGGCACGTCGGGGCCGGTCATTGCACGTGCTGGTGATCTGGCAGCCTTGCTGACCAATCTGCGTCCTCGTGACGTTCTGTTTATTGATGAAATTCACCGTCTTGCCCCTGTGGTTGAAGAGGTGCTGTATCCTGCGATGGAAGATTTTCAGCTTGATCTGATTATCGGTGAGGGGCCGTCTGCACGGTCTGTTCGGATTGACTTGCCGCCCTTTACCCTGGTTGGTGCAACAACGCGGTCTGGTCTATTGACAACGCCATTACGTGACCGCTTTGGCATCCAGATGCGGATGCAATTTTATACCCGAGATGAACTCGCGCTGATTTTACATCGGCAGGCTGTAAAGCTGGGTCTCGATTTGGCGGCAGATGGCGCCAGCGAGATTGCAGGCCGGGCGCGCGGAACCCCCCGTGTTGCGGGACGTCTGCTGCGGCGGGTACGCGATATTGCGGCGGTGGCTGGGCATAACAGGGTCACAGCCGAGATTGCTGACACAGCGCTTCATCGTCTCGAAGTCGATGCGGCAGGTCTTGACGCAATGGATCGTCGTTACCTGTCATGTCTGGCTGAGTCCTATGCTGGCGGGCCGGTTGGTGTTGAAACATTAGCGGCGGTTCTGTCCGAACAACGCGACGTGCTTGAAGAGGTAATCGAACCCTATTTGATGCAAACAGGTCTGTTGATGCGGACGCCGCGCGGTCGATGCCTGTCGAGTGGTGGCTGGTCCTATCTGGGCATCACACCGCCAGCGTCGGCAACGCAGCAACTTGATTTGTTGCAGGCCGATGACGAAAATGGTGATGATCATTAA
- a CDS encoding YbgC/FadM family acyl-CoA thioesterase: MMNVPEQQKQHLDGWLEGDTHGYCLRVQYEDTDAGGITYHAQYLAFAERARSAYLRLLGVDQPSLLAQQSQGFVVRHIEIDYLQAAPYDSLLCVETKLIKMRGASFKLQQIINNNAHRHIVARLFVDIVFVTFDENRKTKPEKISKAIINKLTLTE, translated from the coding sequence ATGATGAATGTGCCTGAGCAACAAAAACAACATCTTGATGGCTGGCTTGAGGGTGATACTCATGGGTACTGTTTGCGTGTTCAATATGAAGACACCGATGCAGGTGGTATTACCTATCATGCGCAATATCTAGCGTTTGCCGAGCGCGCACGGTCAGCCTATCTGCGCCTTCTTGGCGTGGATCAGCCCAGCTTGCTTGCACAGCAGAGTCAGGGATTTGTGGTGCGCCATATTGAGATCGACTATCTGCAAGCGGCCCCATATGACAGCCTGCTTTGTGTTGAGACAAAGCTTATCAAAATGCGTGGTGCCTCATTTAAATTACAACAAATTATAAATAATAATGCACATCGCCACATTGTTGCCCGACTTTTCGTGGACATAGTCTTTGTAACATTCGACGAAAACCGGAAAACAAAACCTGAAAAGATTTCAAAGGCGATTATAAACAAGCTGACTTTAACCGAATAG
- a CDS encoding tol-pal system YbgF family protein — protein MFLRSHSIRILSLWLLLAAMSVETSFAQSAATGTTGNSDTTSALLTRHQQRMDILEAGLKEIRGVLEKDLREIGMKIQQLDSSAAKGDSTKSADMQMLNDKMERLTDMIAMTNRRMERTLEITSDTEFRLLRLEKRMQTLLSLGSDSLANAVIGQDTNPAKPRADVLMNRSEGSDGTTWSVDEKALADKMQENTNTNNNSGSVTASGAAGLTAGSDPSGNAGQNDDMANVNALDVAGVGRDPDVTAQGNDMSAKDKTVANTDTTQIGRDTKQSEEVVVPAKPVVLPDSSPEEQYRFALGRALQNDLETAEAAFAEFKQLNKGHEREADAVYWLGRVQFMRKKYEKAAMTFSEFNGDFPGDARLVDTTMWIAESVSHFAEPEQACAIYESLPQLLDAPPEAFLKQLATLSATAKCGS, from the coding sequence ATGTTCCTACGTTCACATTCCATTCGCATTTTGAGCCTGTGGCTTCTGTTAGCGGCTATGTCAGTCGAAACATCTTTTGCGCAAAGTGCGGCTACAGGTACCACTGGAAATAGTGATACGACAAGCGCGCTACTCACCCGACATCAGCAACGCATGGATATTCTTGAAGCCGGTTTAAAGGAAATCCGCGGTGTGCTGGAAAAAGACCTGCGTGAAATCGGTATGAAGATTCAGCAACTTGATAGTAGTGCAGCAAAAGGTGACAGCACTAAAAGTGCCGATATGCAGATGCTCAATGACAAGATGGAACGTCTGACTGACATGATCGCGATGACAAACCGCCGGATGGAACGAACTCTTGAAATAACATCCGATACGGAATTTCGTCTTTTGCGCTTGGAAAAGCGCATGCAAACCTTGCTGTCGCTGGGCAGTGACAGTTTGGCAAATGCTGTAATCGGGCAGGACACAAATCCGGCAAAGCCGCGCGCTGATGTTTTGATGAATCGCAGTGAAGGATCGGATGGCACCACCTGGTCAGTTGACGAAAAGGCACTTGCCGATAAAATGCAGGAAAATACGAACACCAATAACAATTCTGGCAGTGTGACGGCTAGTGGGGCCGCTGGACTTACGGCAGGGTCTGATCCCTCAGGTAATGCTGGCCAGAATGATGATATGGCAAATGTAAATGCACTTGACGTTGCCGGCGTGGGACGTGATCCAGATGTCACCGCGCAGGGGAACGATATGTCGGCAAAAGATAAGACCGTGGCAAATACGGATACCACACAGATTGGCAGAGATACAAAACAATCAGAAGAAGTTGTTGTACCGGCAAAGCCAGTGGTTTTGCCAGATTCAAGCCCTGAAGAGCAATATCGTTTTGCCCTTGGTCGGGCTTTGCAGAATGATTTGGAAACAGCCGAAGCGGCCTTTGCCGAATTCAAACAGTTAAATAAAGGGCATGAGCGCGAGGCTGATGCCGTTTACTGGCTTGGGCGTGTTCAGTTCATGCGCAAAAAATATGAAAAGGCAGCTATGACCTTTTCCGAATTCAATGGTGATTTTCCCGGTGATGCCCGCCTTGTTGATACAACGATGTGGATTGCTGAATCGGTTTCACATTTTGCTGAACCAGAACAAGCCTGCGCTATCTATGAATCTTTGCCGCAATTGCTTGACGCACCGCCTGAAGCATTCCTAAAGCAACTGGCGACGCTTAGTGCTACGGCGAAGTGCGGTAGTTAG
- the tolQ gene encoding protein TolQ, protein MNSADLTVTSSASDLSTWGLFLAADPLVKFVMLLLVLASIWCWAIIIEKISSVRRERRFAQQFEDAFWAGGSLDQLYDDTGPDAEGSMSKVFVAAMREWRRASARGLASSTRSDLRASLVSRIERSMNFTITREMERLERGMNFLASIGSVSPFVGLFGTVWGIMSSFQSIAESKNTSLAVVAPGIAEALFATALGLAAAIPAVTAYNKFAGDLERHSARLETFAQEFSTLLGRQLDEGDN, encoded by the coding sequence ATGAATTCAGCCGATTTAACCGTTACCAGTTCAGCGTCGGATCTTAGCACGTGGGGCTTGTTCCTTGCTGCCGACCCATTGGTCAAATTTGTTATGCTTTTGTTGGTGCTGGCCTCAATCTGGTGCTGGGCAATTATTATTGAAAAGATTTCATCAGTGCGTCGTGAACGCCGCTTTGCCCAGCAATTTGAAGATGCCTTCTGGGCAGGTGGGTCACTTGATCAGCTGTACGATGATACCGGCCCTGACGCAGAAGGATCCATGTCCAAGGTTTTTGTTGCCGCCATGCGGGAATGGCGGCGCGCATCAGCACGTGGCCTGGCCAGTAGCACCCGCTCGGATTTGAGGGCATCACTGGTCAGCCGGATCGAGCGTTCGATGAATTTCACCATCACCCGTGAGATGGAGCGACTTGAACGTGGCATGAATTTTCTGGCTTCGATCGGTTCGGTGTCGCCTTTTGTTGGTCTGTTTGGAACGGTATGGGGTATCATGAGTTCCTTTCAGTCGATTGCCGAGTCCAAAAACACGTCGCTTGCCGTTGTTGCCCCCGGCATTGCCGAAGCGTTGTTCGCAACCGCGCTTGGTCTGGCTGCCGCGATACCAGCCGTTACAGCCTATAATAAATTTGCAGGTGATCTTGAGCGACACAGCGCGCGTCTAGAAACATTTGCGCAGGAATTCAGCACTTTGCTTGGGCGTCAGCTTGACGAGGGAGATAACTAA
- the tilS gene encoding tRNA lysidine(34) synthetase TilS: protein MRGFTADALTRLDTEFAAAMSAAGLDQHISFVSALSGGADSTALCLLMSRFAVASGKAHRAIIVDHGIRENAGAEAARVAARMQKFGINVKIEKVSDKAPETGIQAWARRQRFEIMLAHARRDNAALLVGHHAGDQAETIAMRLGKDSGLVGLAGMKRTSWRAGVPIGRPLLDWPADRMADICRIFACEFEDDPSNLDRRFERIRLRQFMMQDKAYGAKLCRLGDAARQLLAMLDQTLADSLARDIRLDAAGYARLPDYRTDTKHDATTYLADMPEIAWHRAMGRLLHQVGGQTYAPSYEALCRLRTRMQRGLSSTLSACLVTPAGNTDYLVVREVGRTLQEQPVETDLDAIFAGCWHVTSKIPGKVLAFGHTKLAQTPSRAALPPEWDVIPHIIRQSIPVIQSLDEEVFYPQIMDSTNNHNALDAPANARFLPLAPGQALQPM from the coding sequence ATGCGCGGATTCACAGCTGATGCGCTGACGCGCCTTGATACGGAATTTGCCGCCGCCATGTCGGCTGCGGGTTTAGACCAGCATATTTCCTTTGTTTCGGCCTTGTCCGGTGGGGCGGATAGTACCGCTTTATGCTTGTTAATGTCTCGTTTTGCGGTGGCGTCAGGTAAGGCGCATCGCGCTATCATTGTCGATCATGGTATTCGCGAAAATGCTGGCGCCGAAGCGGCGCGCGTTGCCGCACGGATGCAGAAATTTGGCATCAATGTAAAAATCGAAAAGGTCAGCGATAAGGCACCAGAAACTGGTATTCAGGCATGGGCACGTCGGCAGCGCTTTGAGATTATGCTTGCACATGCCCGCCGTGATAATGCGGCATTATTGGTTGGCCATCACGCTGGTGATCAGGCCGAAACGATTGCCATGCGGCTTGGCAAAGACTCGGGTCTGGTGGGGCTTGCCGGCATGAAACGCACAAGCTGGCGCGCTGGCGTACCGATCGGGCGTCCATTGCTAGATTGGCCAGCTGATCGTATGGCCGACATATGCCGGATTTTTGCGTGTGAATTTGAAGATGACCCCAGTAATTTAGATCGTCGATTTGAAAGGATACGGTTGCGTCAATTTATGATGCAAGACAAAGCCTATGGCGCAAAACTATGCCGACTTGGTGATGCGGCACGGCAGCTTCTGGCCATGCTGGATCAGACATTGGCTGACAGCCTTGCCAGAGATATAAGACTTGATGCGGCTGGTTATGCGCGCTTGCCAGATTATCGAACTGATACCAAACATGACGCCACTACATATCTTGCTGACATGCCAGAAATTGCTTGGCATCGCGCTATGGGGCGTCTGCTTCATCAGGTGGGCGGGCAAACCTATGCCCCTAGCTATGAGGCACTATGTAGACTTCGTACGCGAATGCAACGCGGATTAAGTAGCACCTTGTCAGCTTGTCTGGTTACACCTGCTGGCAACACGGATTATCTGGTTGTCAGAGAGGTGGGTAGGACGTTACAGGAACAGCCTGTAGAGACAGATTTAGATGCTATTTTTGCTGGTTGCTGGCATGTTACTAGCAAGATTCCGGGCAAGGTTTTGGCCTTTGGGCATACGAAATTGGCACAAACGCCATCCCGGGCAGCACTACCGCCAGAATGGGATGTGATCCCGCATATTATCCGCCAGTCGATTCCTGTCATTCAAAGTCTTGACGAAGAGGTCTTTTATCCCCAAATAATGGATAGTACGAATAACCATAACGCGCTTGATGCGCCTGCAAATGCTAGATTCTTGCCATTGGCACCGGGACAGGCACTGCAACCAATGTAA